A single region of the Anaerolineales bacterium genome encodes:
- a CDS encoding response regulator, whose translation MVVLADFRKGAAMPKLLIVDDEPMTVEMLETFLQISGFQTVGALSGEDGLTLLQAEQPELLILDLMLPDIEGFEICRRIRTLPEYAALANLPVLIISARVDSVSKQRARDAGADGYLTKPVRLQDLSNELSRLLNKPRTPPDGDGGTLPSTPPAPAAPTAPIPPIPPTGDYSAAPLN comes from the coding sequence ATGGTTGTTTTGGCGGATTTTCGGAAAGGCGCGGCGATGCCGAAACTCTTGATCGTCGATGATGAGCCGATGACGGTGGAAATGCTTGAAACATTCCTCCAGATCAGCGGCTTTCAGACCGTTGGGGCGCTCAGCGGGGAGGATGGGCTTACCCTCCTGCAAGCAGAGCAGCCAGAACTTCTGATCTTGGATTTGATGCTGCCTGATATTGAGGGCTTTGAAATTTGTCGCCGTATCCGCACGCTCCCAGAATATGCCGCTCTGGCTAATTTGCCCGTCCTGATTATCTCTGCCCGTGTCGATTCTGTCTCTAAGCAGCGGGCGCGTGACGCCGGCGCGGATGGCTATCTGACAAAACCCGTTCGCTTGCAAGATCTTTCCAACGAGTTGAGCCGCCTTTTGAACAAGCCCCGCACGCCCCCCGATGGCGACGGCGGAACGCTTCCTTCAACACCGCCAGCCCCAGCAGCGCCCACGGCACCGATCCCACCGATCCCCCCAACTGGGGACTATTCGGCTGCGCCGCTCAATTAA
- a CDS encoding DUF3090 family protein: MTELLLIRHAVNDYVKTGKLAGWTPDVHLNEHGKAQAIALGERLKDTALDALYSSPLERCQETAQAVLDHHPHVALTLLADVGEVRFGAWQGGELRKLAGRKLWRAVQVYPSRVRFPDGETDETKGETIRWAQLRAVDALEGIMARHPRQRVAVVSHSDLIKLILAHYLGMHLDLFQRIDISPASLSVIRLTPNGRPMILQMNETAYLPEPRPDANDERQISVVRPVVHLALEAVGKPGNRVFYLQAAGETEETKTPLTFLLEKTQAAQLADQIDGFVGGVAGEWVFSPLAPIEKIMFRIGRFMLDYDSESALIILRVEEMLGEGGGVPRQVALWTTAETLFALATQARAVVQRGRA; this comes from the coding sequence ATGACCGAACTGCTCTTGATCCGCCACGCCGTGAATGATTATGTCAAAACGGGCAAACTTGCCGGTTGGACGCCAGATGTCCATTTGAATGAGCATGGCAAGGCGCAGGCGATTGCCCTCGGTGAACGGCTGAAAGATACCGCCCTTGACGCCCTTTACAGCAGCCCATTGGAACGCTGCCAAGAAACGGCGCAGGCGGTTTTGGATCATCATCCGCATGTGGCGCTGACGCTTTTGGCGGATGTTGGGGAGGTGCGTTTTGGCGCGTGGCAGGGCGGCGAACTGCGCAAACTTGCCGGGCGTAAGCTCTGGCGGGCGGTACAAGTGTACCCATCGCGGGTGCGCTTTCCCGATGGGGAGACAGACGAGACAAAAGGCGAGACGATCCGTTGGGCGCAGTTACGGGCGGTGGATGCGTTGGAAGGGATCATGGCACGCCACCCCCGCCAACGGGTTGCCGTTGTCTCTCACAGTGACTTGATCAAGCTGATCCTCGCCCACTATTTAGGAATGCATCTCGATTTGTTTCAACGGATTGACATCTCGCCCGCCTCGCTGTCGGTGATCCGCCTGACGCCGAACGGACGCCCGATGATCCTCCAAATGAACGAGACGGCATACCTCCCCGAACCACGCCCCGACGCCAACGACGAACGGCAGATCAGCGTGGTGCGCCCCGTTGTTCACTTGGCATTGGAGGCAGTTGGGAAGCCGGGGAATCGTGTGTTTTACCTTCAAGCAGCAGGCGAGACCGAAGAAACAAAAACGCCGCTGACCTTCCTGTTAGAAAAAACACAAGCCGCGCAGCTTGCCGATCAGATCGATGGCTTTGTGGGGGGTGTTGCGGGAGAGTGGGTTTTTTCGCCCCTTGCCCCAATCGAAAAAATCATGTTTCGTATCGGACGGTTTATGCTAGACTATGATTCTGAATCTGCGCTGATCATCTTGAGAGTGGAGGAGATGCTCGGTGAAGGGGGAGGTGTCCCTCGGCAGGTTGCACTCTGGACAACAGCGGAGACGCTGTTCGCCTTAGCGACACAAGCACGGGCGGTTGTCCAACGCGGACGCGCCTGA